One Mycobacteroides abscessus ATCC 19977 genomic window carries:
- a CDS encoding siderophore-interacting protein, giving the protein MPNTVTQPTRGWQGAVLKLFRVGDYQLTVTGRSELTDHYVRISFAAGGLLRRREAHPTMWIRLWFSDGEKLHQRAYTLVNPDSVADTTDIEFALHDGLAADWARTARSGDTIEGTVLGSSFALPEPSPRGYVIVGDTASLPAINSLLAAIGNRPATIFLEAAHESDKTLPVAREVVWVDRDGGLPLVDVVRAAAFDASGYFAWVACDTRTTRHVARVLKDDYGIPRRSMKVQAYWMA; this is encoded by the coding sequence ATGCCGAACACAGTGACGCAACCGACACGTGGATGGCAGGGAGCCGTCCTCAAATTGTTCCGAGTCGGCGACTACCAGCTAACAGTTACGGGGCGTAGCGAACTGACGGATCACTATGTGCGAATCAGCTTCGCGGCGGGTGGGTTGCTGCGCCGCCGTGAAGCTCACCCCACTATGTGGATCCGGTTGTGGTTCTCGGACGGGGAGAAGCTGCATCAACGTGCATACACACTGGTCAACCCCGATTCGGTGGCTGATACCACCGATATCGAATTCGCATTGCACGACGGGCTGGCCGCGGATTGGGCGCGGACGGCGCGCAGCGGCGACACCATCGAGGGGACCGTCCTGGGCAGTAGCTTCGCGCTCCCGGAACCGTCTCCTCGCGGCTACGTGATCGTTGGCGACACCGCATCGCTACCCGCGATCAACTCGCTGCTCGCGGCGATCGGGAACCGCCCGGCCACGATATTTCTGGAAGCCGCCCATGAGAGCGACAAGACGCTACCCGTCGCCCGCGAAGTGGTCTGGGTAGATCGCGACGGCGGTCTACCGCTCGTCGACGTTGTGCGTGCCGCGGCCTTCGACGCCTCGGGATACTTCGCGTGGGTCGCTTGTGACACCCGGACCACCCGGCACGTCGCTCGTGTCCTCAAGGACGACTACGGCATCCCGCGCCGTTCGATGAAGGTCCAGGCCTACTGGATGGCATAG
- a CDS encoding SDR family NAD(P)-dependent oxidoreductase, with the protein MQIHANPDQDVVVVLNADAPNGRQVVQILVRNGHRVVICARHASDLTKMLHGYDADRVMAIAADATDPRQLREVCRRATDRFGTVTTIVDTAGRQMPHLRLAS; encoded by the coding sequence ATGCAGATCCACGCGAACCCGGACCAGGATGTGGTCGTCGTCCTCAACGCCGACGCTCCCAACGGCCGCCAGGTCGTCCAGATACTGGTGCGCAACGGGCACCGGGTCGTCATCTGCGCGCGGCACGCCTCCGACCTCACCAAGATGCTTCATGGCTACGACGCCGATCGGGTGATGGCCATCGCAGCCGATGCCACCGACCCCCGGCAGCTCCGCGAGGTGTGCCGGCGCGCCACCGATCGGTTCGGCACCGTCACCACGATCGTGGACACTGCCGGCCGGCAGATGCCGCATCTGCGGCTTGCCTCGTAG
- a CDS encoding flavin-dependent oxidoreductase, whose protein sequence is MLEHMSTDKTSIVVAGAGIGGLASALTLHAAGFEVVVLESAREVKPLGVGINMLPHAVGVLTELGLGERLTRMGIATTEIRFCDKHGTVLFTEPRGLAGDYPHPQISVHRGRLQLMLLDAVRKRIGPQAVRTASRVLGFESDEAGVRVRTATGDIEAAVLVGADGVNSAIRAQLHPADRLHWSGVRMWRGASDVGPFLTGKTMVVAHDDTDHELIAYPISDRTVNWVALARTNPAGELPAGARWNDPATADEVLDHFPGWDFGWLDLDKMIRGAEYVVEYPMVDRDPLPHWGRDRVTLLGDAAHPMYPLGANGGSQSVVDARALAVALAGHPGDPAGGLSAYESQRIAATHEVVLANRAMLRSWGDQSPEGLRKTAQSYRRRTRA, encoded by the coding sequence ATGCTGGAACATATGAGCACAGACAAGACATCGATCGTGGTTGCCGGGGCCGGCATCGGCGGCCTTGCGTCGGCCCTGACCTTGCACGCCGCGGGTTTTGAGGTGGTGGTGCTGGAGAGCGCGCGTGAAGTCAAACCGCTCGGCGTCGGCATCAACATGCTGCCGCACGCCGTGGGTGTACTGACCGAGCTTGGGTTGGGTGAACGGTTGACCCGCATGGGAATCGCCACCACCGAGATCCGGTTCTGCGACAAGCACGGCACCGTGCTGTTCACCGAACCGCGGGGCCTGGCAGGCGACTACCCGCACCCGCAGATCTCGGTGCATCGCGGACGATTGCAACTCATGCTGCTCGATGCGGTGCGGAAACGCATTGGCCCACAGGCAGTTCGAACAGCTAGCCGGGTTCTCGGCTTCGAGAGCGACGAGGCCGGTGTGCGGGTGCGCACGGCTACCGGGGACATCGAAGCGGCCGTCCTGGTGGGCGCCGATGGCGTGAACTCGGCGATCCGCGCGCAATTACATCCGGCAGATCGGCTGCACTGGTCGGGGGTGCGGATGTGGCGCGGCGCCTCGGATGTCGGCCCGTTCCTCACCGGGAAGACCATGGTCGTCGCGCATGACGACACCGATCACGAACTCATCGCCTACCCGATCAGCGATCGCACCGTGAACTGGGTAGCCCTCGCGCGCACCAATCCCGCCGGGGAGTTGCCCGCCGGAGCACGATGGAATGACCCCGCCACCGCCGATGAGGTACTCGATCACTTCCCGGGCTGGGATTTCGGCTGGCTGGACCTCGACAAGATGATTCGCGGTGCCGAATACGTCGTGGAGTACCCCATGGTCGATCGCGACCCCTTGCCGCACTGGGGCCGCGATCGAGTCACCCTATTGGGTGACGCCGCACATCCCATGTACCCCTTGGGCGCCAACGGCGGATCGCAATCCGTTGTCGACGCCCGCGCCCTGGCGGTGGCGCTGGCCGGACACCCCGGCGATCCCGCGGGCGGGCTGTCCGCGTACGAGTCCCAGCGGATCGCCGCCACACATGAGGTGGTGCTGGCCAACCGCGCGATGCTGCGATCTTGGGGTGACCAGTCCCCGGAGGGGCTTCGGAAGACGGCTCAGTCCTACCGGCGGCGCACGAGGGCATGA
- a CDS encoding LysR family transcriptional regulator, whose protein sequence is MEIHQLRYLLAVADTSSFTKAAAALHVAQPGVSAQIRLLERELGQDLFDRSGRQVRLTDAGKAVIPYARAALAAVDGVREAADEIGGLIRGHIAFGTVTSHGADLSSLLSAFHRDHPAISITLTEAGCEELVAGLREGRLDGAIVALGAQRLAGLGLQVIDDQPLVAAVAADDLLATRRTITLQRLCEHTLICLPTGSGVRSILESECRSLGLSPNVAFEASSPRALVSLVEQGLGIAVVPAPYVRNRAGVLALDIRPALRGRLALAWRLDGPVGPAARAFLERARAVL, encoded by the coding sequence ATGGAGATTCACCAGCTGCGCTATCTGCTGGCGGTGGCCGACACATCGAGCTTCACGAAGGCGGCCGCCGCATTGCATGTCGCCCAACCCGGCGTGAGCGCCCAAATCCGGCTTCTGGAACGCGAACTGGGGCAGGACTTGTTCGATCGATCGGGGCGCCAAGTCCGGCTTACCGATGCCGGCAAGGCGGTGATTCCCTACGCGCGAGCCGCGCTCGCCGCTGTGGACGGTGTGCGTGAGGCGGCTGACGAGATCGGCGGACTCATCCGGGGGCATATCGCATTCGGAACCGTGACATCACACGGCGCAGATCTCTCCTCATTGCTTTCGGCGTTTCATCGTGACCATCCCGCCATCTCGATCACCCTCACCGAAGCCGGGTGCGAGGAGCTTGTTGCCGGGCTGCGCGAGGGCCGGCTGGACGGAGCGATCGTGGCCCTGGGGGCACAACGGCTCGCGGGGCTGGGTCTACAAGTCATTGACGACCAACCCTTGGTGGCGGCGGTCGCGGCCGATGATCTGTTGGCGACACGGCGCACGATCACGCTGCAAAGATTGTGCGAGCACACCCTGATCTGCCTGCCCACCGGTAGTGGCGTTCGGTCCATCCTGGAGTCCGAATGCCGGTCGCTCGGGCTCAGCCCGAATGTGGCCTTTGAAGCGAGTTCGCCGCGAGCCTTGGTAAGTCTCGTAGAACAGGGCCTCGGCATCGCGGTGGTGCCTGCTCCATACGTGCGAAACCGGGCCGGGGTGCTGGCATTGGACATCCGGCCCGCGCTGCGCGGGCGGCTGGCATTGGCATGGCGCCTTGACGGTCCGGTCGGTCCGGCGGCGCGCGCCTTTCTGGAGCGCGCTCGCGCCGTTCTCTGA
- a CDS encoding GntR family transcriptional regulator codes for MAAAEPTPLRRPRADQARLVADVLRHQIHAGGYAEGGLPSEHALAAEFFVSRNTVREALTTLKDEGLIERGPRTGTHVALRKYEHGLDALLGLKETFKGYGEVRNEVRVIQEVNAPPAVAHRLRLDPGARVIFIERLRYLGDLPLSLDKTYLTPDVGEAVIEHQLETNDVFALIERVTGRRLGSANLALEAVAADSHSAATLQVPDSAPLLLLERLTHLDDGTPVDLEYIRMRGDRITLRSNLLRDI; via the coding sequence GTGGCCGCTGCCGAGCCCACACCGTTGCGCCGCCCGCGTGCCGATCAGGCGCGGCTGGTCGCCGACGTGTTGCGTCATCAGATTCACGCCGGTGGCTACGCCGAGGGTGGTCTGCCGAGCGAGCACGCGTTGGCGGCCGAGTTCTTCGTCTCACGTAACACCGTGCGAGAGGCGCTGACCACGCTCAAGGACGAGGGCCTCATTGAGCGGGGGCCCCGCACCGGAACCCATGTCGCGTTGCGCAAGTACGAACACGGGCTGGATGCCCTGCTTGGGCTCAAGGAGACCTTCAAGGGCTATGGCGAGGTGCGTAACGAGGTGAGAGTCATCCAGGAGGTAAACGCCCCGCCCGCTGTCGCCCATAGGTTGCGGCTGGATCCGGGCGCGCGCGTCATCTTCATCGAGCGCTTGCGCTATCTGGGTGATCTCCCGCTGAGCCTGGACAAGACCTATCTCACCCCGGACGTGGGAGAGGCGGTCATCGAGCATCAGCTGGAGACCAACGACGTGTTCGCGTTGATCGAACGCGTCACCGGGCGCCGACTGGGCTCGGCCAACCTCGCGCTGGAAGCCGTTGCCGCGGACTCGCACTCGGCCGCGACGCTGCAGGTGCCCGATAGTGCTCCGCTGCTGCTCCTCGAGCGATTGACCCATCTCGACGACGGAACCCCCGTCGACCTCGAGTACATCAGAATGCGTGGGGATCGAATCACCTTGCGCAGCAATCTACTAAGGGATATTTGA
- a CDS encoding 4Fe-4S dicluster domain-containing protein translates to MTLVNNRIDVPVTIDESLCIDGCTLCVDICPLDSLAINPENGKAFMHVDECWYCGPCAARCPTGAVTVNMPYLLR, encoded by the coding sequence ATGACGCTGGTCAACAACCGCATCGACGTCCCGGTAACCATCGACGAATCGCTGTGTATCGACGGCTGCACACTCTGCGTCGACATCTGCCCGCTCGATTCATTGGCCATCAATCCAGAAAACGGTAAGGCCTTCATGCACGTCGACGAATGCTGGTATTGCGGCCCCTGCGCGGCCCGATGCCCAACCGGCGCTGTCACCGTCAACATGCCCTATCTACTTCGATAA
- a CDS encoding ABC transporter substrate-binding protein, whose amino-acid sequence MKRTALLASMLIALATGCSLDSGSGSSQEVTVVIGYQSKTINTVTAGTLLRAQGYLEKRLGDLTSRTGTKYTVQWQDYDTGAPITAQMLAEKIDIGSMGDYPLLINGSKTQANEKARTELVSITGYNAKGSLNMVVVPPNSAITELPELKGKKVSASVGSAGHGTLVRALRNDGLDPTRDVEVLNQQPQVGASALESGQVQALSQFVAWPGLLVFQNKAKLLYDGAELNVPTFHGVVVRRDYATQHPEVLDAFLQAQLDATDFIHEKSLEAARIVAEGSGLPQEVVYLYNGPGGTSFDATLKPSLIEAFTSDVPYLKSIGDFADLNIDDFVHDGPLRQAYTTRAKNYETELAAMVNPLVLHPADGADPGQAAEIWFDGKDSTQVYPTAQELLKAVNAANAAGRKVRAAYVADTELGTRWFADHARWVQDPAGLHPFTTGAGAARYVAAHPGARPLDYAQALAAAS is encoded by the coding sequence ATGAAGAGAACAGCCCTTCTCGCTTCCATGCTCATCGCCCTCGCGACCGGCTGCTCGCTGGACTCCGGCTCCGGTTCGTCCCAGGAGGTGACTGTGGTTATCGGATACCAGTCCAAGACCATCAACACCGTCACGGCGGGCACGCTGCTACGCGCCCAGGGTTATCTGGAGAAGCGACTCGGTGACCTCACTTCGCGCACCGGCACCAAGTACACCGTGCAGTGGCAGGATTACGACACCGGAGCCCCGATCACCGCGCAGATGCTGGCCGAGAAGATCGACATCGGTTCCATGGGCGACTACCCGCTACTGATCAACGGCTCCAAGACTCAGGCCAATGAGAAGGCGCGCACCGAGCTGGTTTCAATCACGGGTTACAACGCTAAGGGTTCGCTCAACATGGTTGTGGTTCCCCCGAATTCAGCGATCACTGAACTGCCTGAGTTGAAGGGCAAGAAGGTGTCGGCCAGCGTCGGTTCCGCGGGGCATGGCACCCTGGTGCGCGCGCTGCGCAATGACGGACTCGACCCGACCAGGGACGTCGAGGTTCTCAATCAGCAACCACAGGTCGGCGCCTCGGCCTTGGAATCGGGCCAGGTGCAGGCGTTGTCGCAGTTCGTCGCCTGGCCGGGCCTACTGGTCTTTCAGAACAAGGCCAAGCTGCTCTACGACGGTGCCGAGCTGAATGTTCCGACATTCCACGGTGTCGTGGTGCGCCGCGACTACGCCACTCAGCACCCCGAGGTGCTTGACGCCTTCCTGCAGGCTCAGCTCGATGCCACCGACTTCATTCACGAGAAGTCCCTGGAAGCGGCACGCATCGTGGCTGAGGGCAGCGGCCTACCCCAGGAAGTGGTGTACCTCTACAACGGGCCCGGGGGGACCTCGTTCGACGCCACCCTCAAGCCGTCGCTCATCGAGGCATTCACAAGCGATGTGCCCTATCTGAAATCGATCGGCGACTTCGCCGACCTCAATATCGACGATTTTGTCCACGACGGACCACTGCGCCAGGCATACACGACTCGTGCGAAGAACTATGAAACCGAGTTGGCCGCCATGGTCAATCCATTGGTGCTGCACCCGGCCGATGGCGCTGATCCGGGACAGGCCGCCGAGATCTGGTTTGACGGGAAAGATTCCACCCAGGTGTATCCCACGGCCCAGGAGCTGTTGAAGGCCGTCAACGCGGCCAATGCGGCCGGCCGGAAAGTCCGTGCGGCTTACGTCGCCGATACCGAATTGGGCACTCGCTGGTTTGCCGACCACGCCAGGTGGGTTCAGGATCCGGCCGGGCTCCACCCGTTCACCACCGGCGCGGGCGCGGCCCGGTACGTCGCCGCACACCCGGGTGCCAGGCCGCTGGACTACGCACAGGCATTGGCGGCCGCGTCATGA
- a CDS encoding ABC transporter permease, producing MSSLPILETRPRTVAVTPVDDRTGEVATARRTGSRYFAWGVRASSVAAAVLLWQLLTANKVRFGLRFDTLPTVTEIVAALTKRIGTEQYWLDLGQSTIRILTGFGLAAVLGVITGIWLGRSPLFANIFGPLTELARPIPAIAIVPVAILLFPSDEAGIVFITFLAAYFPIMVSTRHAVRALPTLWEESVRTLGGSRWDVLLRVVLPGSLPGVFGGLSVGIGVAWICVVSAEMISGRLGVGYRTWQSYTVLAYPDVFVGIITIGVLGFVTSAAIELVGRRVTRWLPRAQEARS from the coding sequence ATGAGCAGCCTGCCCATTCTGGAAACCCGTCCGCGAACGGTTGCGGTAACGCCCGTCGACGACCGAACCGGCGAGGTGGCAACCGCCCGGCGTACCGGTTCTAGATACTTCGCTTGGGGTGTCCGGGCATCGTCGGTGGCAGCTGCGGTGTTGCTCTGGCAACTCCTGACGGCCAACAAGGTGCGCTTTGGATTGAGGTTCGACACCCTGCCGACCGTCACCGAGATTGTCGCCGCGCTTACCAAGCGCATTGGCACCGAACAGTATTGGCTGGACCTCGGCCAGTCCACCATCCGGATTCTCACCGGCTTCGGCCTCGCCGCGGTCTTGGGCGTCATCACCGGTATCTGGCTGGGGCGTTCGCCGCTGTTCGCCAACATCTTTGGTCCGTTGACCGAACTCGCACGGCCCATTCCGGCGATCGCGATTGTGCCCGTGGCCATCCTGTTGTTCCCCAGCGATGAGGCCGGGATTGTCTTCATCACCTTCCTCGCCGCGTACTTTCCGATCATGGTCAGCACCCGGCATGCGGTGCGCGCCTTGCCGACGCTGTGGGAGGAGTCGGTCCGCACCCTCGGCGGCAGCCGCTGGGATGTGCTGTTGCGGGTGGTGCTGCCCGGCAGCCTTCCCGGGGTCTTTGGCGGGCTGTCTGTCGGTATCGGCGTCGCTTGGATCTGCGTTGTCTCTGCCGAAATGATCTCGGGCCGGCTGGGAGTCGGGTACCGCACGTGGCAGTCATACACGGTGTTGGCGTATCCGGACGTCTTCGTGGGCATCATCACCATTGGCGTGCTGGGGTTCGTGACATCCGCCGCCATCGAATTGGTGGGGCGTCGCGTCACGCGCTGGTTGCCTCGCGCGCAGGAGGCCCGTTCATGA
- a CDS encoding ABC transporter ATP-binding protein has product MTRASALVLDEVRLGYGGRTVVDRLSLTVQPGEILVLTGPSGCGKSTVLRALAGLLKPDAGTIRADGETVVTTSRDRAMVFQDNALLPWRTVRSNIELALKLGGIARQGRREAAQSWIDDVGLTGFENYLPKSLSGGMRQRVQLARGLAGAPRAVMMDEPFGALDAQTRASMQRLLIDTWRSHPTTVVFVTHDVDEALLLGDRIVVLGRAGQPLRALLDVPEPREADIDRSGLRTEILAALNHTELVA; this is encoded by the coding sequence ATGACACGCGCTTCCGCTCTGGTTCTCGACGAGGTCAGGCTCGGCTACGGCGGACGTACCGTCGTGGACCGCCTCAGTCTCACGGTGCAACCTGGGGAAATACTGGTTCTGACCGGCCCTTCGGGCTGCGGCAAGTCCACTGTGCTGCGCGCCCTGGCGGGGCTGCTCAAGCCCGATGCGGGAACCATCCGCGCCGACGGCGAGACGGTGGTCACCACCTCGCGCGACCGAGCCATGGTCTTCCAAGATAACGCTTTGTTGCCCTGGCGCACAGTGCGATCCAACATAGAACTGGCGTTGAAGCTGGGTGGTATCGCTCGTCAGGGGCGGCGCGAGGCGGCGCAGTCCTGGATCGACGATGTGGGCCTGACCGGGTTCGAGAACTATCTGCCCAAGAGCCTCTCGGGTGGCATGCGCCAGCGTGTCCAGCTCGCCCGCGGTCTCGCGGGAGCTCCACGTGCGGTCATGATGGACGAGCCATTCGGGGCGCTGGATGCCCAGACCCGTGCCAGCATGCAGCGTCTGCTCATCGACACCTGGCGCAGTCATCCCACCACGGTGGTGTTCGTGACTCACGATGTCGATGAGGCGCTGCTACTGGGGGATCGCATTGTCGTCCTGGGCAGGGCGGGGCAGCCATTGCGGGCACTCTTGGACGTGCCCGAACCTCGTGAGGCCGATATCGACCGCAGTGGTCTACGCACTGAAATCCTTGCCGCACTGAATCATACGGAGCTTGTTGCCTAA
- a CDS encoding fumarate reductase/succinate dehydrogenase flavoprotein subunit, with protein sequence METPELDSAIRLDCDVLVIGGGTAGTMAALTAAENGAQVLLLEKAHVRHSGALAMGMDGVNNAVIPGKAEPEDYVAEITRANDGIVNQRTVYQTATRGFAMVQRLERYGVKFEKDEHGEYAVRRVHRSGSYVLPMPEGKDVKKALYRVLRQKSMREKIRIENRVMPVRILTEALGEGGDGGQQRRAVGAAGFNTRTGEFVTVGAKAVILATGPCGRLGLPASGYLYGTYENPTNAGDGYAMAYHAGAELSGIECFQINPLIKDYNGPACAYVANPFGGYQVNAQGERFVDSDYWSGQMMTEVKNEIESARGPIYLKVTHLPEETLSALENILHTTERPTRGTFHANRGHDYRTHDIEMHISEIGLCSGHSASGVWVDEHARTTVPGLYAAGDLACVPHNYMIGAFVYGDLAGEHAASILSKTPAPLELPVDQLKEAHELIYRPLRHPDGPPQPQVEYKLRRFVNDYVAPPKTAAKLSLAVQTFERMAEEVGQIGARTPHELMRAAEVSFIRDCAEMAARSSLTRTESRWGLYHDRADLPDRDDDNWRYHLNLRKSGDGMDFVKRPVAPYFVPVPGLDDLPSGETAPIAVHQPELLGAKAPATRVTTAITMDAEQPPSPRIAAVLALEAPTVQDLLQYLTDDDPGVRRTAIASLTEHIPVGYEAALLDALSDNDSSVRRTAAEGLRELVEMLENPAAIRGYVGAPDPLVRSTALYVASARRVGDPVAYVVSLRDPDHRVRIEAVRALVSVDDAGSVATAATDENREVRIAVANGLAKLSAGGEAVRALVHDGDPLVRAAALTALGELGVDDEILHAVEQALKAPAWQIRQGAVRALAGASPGQAVSALVRALADTHLDVRKSAVLSLSRWVSTEPAVREALTGALQDGDADVRAYARQALASV encoded by the coding sequence ATGGAGACCCCCGAACTAGACAGCGCCATCCGGCTGGACTGTGACGTGCTGGTGATCGGCGGTGGTACTGCCGGCACCATGGCGGCATTGACGGCTGCCGAAAATGGGGCACAGGTGCTTCTTCTGGAGAAGGCGCATGTGCGGCACTCCGGTGCCCTGGCGATGGGTATGGATGGTGTCAACAACGCCGTCATTCCCGGTAAGGCCGAGCCAGAAGATTACGTCGCGGAGATCACCCGCGCCAATGATGGAATCGTCAATCAGCGCACTGTGTATCAAACAGCGACGCGCGGATTCGCTATGGTGCAGCGCCTGGAGCGCTACGGCGTCAAGTTCGAGAAGGACGAGCACGGCGAGTACGCGGTGCGCCGGGTGCACCGGTCGGGCTCCTATGTGCTGCCCATGCCCGAGGGCAAGGACGTCAAGAAGGCGCTGTACCGCGTGCTGCGGCAGAAGTCGATGCGCGAAAAGATCCGCATCGAGAATCGGGTCATGCCGGTGCGGATATTGACCGAGGCACTGGGCGAGGGCGGCGACGGGGGACAGCAGCGCCGAGCCGTCGGTGCGGCGGGCTTCAACACTCGCACCGGCGAATTCGTGACGGTCGGGGCGAAGGCGGTGATCTTGGCGACCGGCCCCTGTGGCCGCCTTGGCCTCCCGGCGTCCGGCTATCTGTATGGCACCTATGAGAATCCGACCAACGCCGGGGACGGGTACGCGATGGCCTACCACGCCGGTGCCGAGCTGTCGGGGATCGAGTGTTTTCAGATCAACCCACTCATCAAGGATTACAACGGTCCGGCATGCGCGTATGTCGCCAACCCGTTCGGCGGGTATCAGGTGAATGCGCAAGGCGAGCGTTTTGTCGACTCCGATTATTGGTCAGGCCAGATGATGACGGAGGTCAAGAATGAAATCGAGTCGGCGCGGGGCCCTATCTATCTGAAAGTCACCCATCTGCCCGAGGAGACGCTGTCGGCGCTGGAAAATATCCTGCATACCACTGAGCGGCCGACCCGCGGAACTTTTCATGCCAATCGTGGACACGACTATCGTACGCACGATATCGAGATGCACATCTCCGAGATTGGTTTGTGCAGTGGGCATTCCGCCTCGGGAGTATGGGTGGACGAACATGCCCGCACTACGGTGCCGGGTCTGTATGCCGCGGGTGACCTGGCCTGTGTGCCGCACAACTACATGATTGGCGCCTTCGTATACGGCGACCTGGCCGGTGAGCACGCGGCCTCCATACTGTCGAAAACGCCTGCACCACTTGAGCTACCGGTAGATCAGCTCAAAGAGGCGCATGAGCTGATCTACCGTCCGCTGCGCCACCCCGACGGCCCACCCCAGCCGCAGGTCGAATACAAGCTGCGTCGCTTCGTCAATGACTACGTGGCTCCGCCCAAGACGGCGGCCAAACTGTCTTTGGCAGTTCAGACATTCGAGCGGATGGCCGAGGAGGTGGGCCAGATCGGGGCGCGTACCCCGCATGAGTTGATGCGGGCCGCCGAGGTGTCGTTCATCAGGGACTGCGCCGAAATGGCGGCACGCTCATCGCTGACGCGCACTGAGTCGCGGTGGGGCCTGTATCACGACAGGGCTGACCTGCCGGATCGCGACGACGATAACTGGCGCTACCACCTCAACCTGCGCAAGAGCGGCGACGGCATGGATTTTGTGAAGCGGCCGGTCGCACCGTATTTCGTCCCGGTCCCGGGTCTGGACGATCTTCCCTCGGGGGAAACGGCGCCCATCGCGGTGCATCAGCCCGAGCTGCTCGGTGCCAAGGCCCCGGCGACTCGGGTCACCACGGCCATCACGATGGACGCGGAGCAGCCTCCGTCGCCACGGATCGCCGCGGTGCTCGCATTGGAGGCGCCCACGGTGCAGGACTTGCTGCAGTACTTGACCGATGACGATCCGGGTGTGCGGCGCACCGCGATTGCCTCATTGACCGAACATATTCCCGTCGGCTATGAGGCGGCTCTGCTGGATGCGTTGAGCGACAACGATTCTTCGGTTCGCCGTACTGCCGCCGAGGGGCTGCGTGAACTGGTCGAGATGCTGGAGAACCCAGCTGCGATTCGCGGTTACGTCGGCGCTCCCGATCCGTTGGTGCGCAGCACCGCGCTGTATGTAGCCAGTGCCCGACGTGTCGGCGATCCGGTTGCCTATGTTGTGTCGCTGCGCGACCCCGATCACCGGGTCCGGATCGAAGCCGTGCGGGCGCTGGTCTCGGTGGATGATGCGGGTTCCGTCGCCACCGCGGCCACGGACGAGAATCGTGAAGTACGGATCGCCGTCGCCAACGGACTTGCCAAGCTGTCCGCCGGAGGCGAGGCGGTGCGGGCGTTGGTACATGACGGTGACCCGCTGGTGAGGGCCGCCGCGCTCACCGCTCTCGGCGAGTTGGGGGTCGACGACGAGATTCTCCATGCGGTTGAACAGGCGCTGAAGGCTCCGGCTTGGCAGATCCGTCAAGGAGCAGTGCGCGCCCTGGCGGGGGCGTCCCCCGGGCAAGCCGTGTCCGCACTCGTGCGGGCATTGGCCGATACACATCTGGATGTGCGCAAGTCGGCGGTACTTAGCCTGAGCCGATGGGTGTCAACGGAGCCCGCTGTGCGGGAGGCGCTGACGGGTGCGCTTCAGGATGGTGATGCGGATGTGAGAGCCTATGCGCGACAGGCACTTGCGTCCGTCTGA